The Lolium perenne isolate Kyuss_39 chromosome 6, Kyuss_2.0, whole genome shotgun sequence genome segment CCATATCTATTAGTAGTCACAAAGTTAATGCATATAGTGCACAGGAGCCACGATATAGGAAAAAACATTTCATGTAATATATTGACTATGTTCAATTACAAAGAACAACATTCAAAGAACACAAATTATCAGGTACTTGCATCATTACAAATATATTCTCTTTAAAAATAGAAAATTAAAATGACATTCTAAAACTAATTTAAACTATCCAGTAGTAGCATCCATCATCATCTTGCAATCAACATCTCAAACCATGCATCATCAATTTATCTTGGAAATCTACAAGAAAAAATTGAGATCAGTAAAGAAAAAGCATCACGTTTATAAAGTAGTAAAAGTTTAGAGGGGTAAACTTTACAAGAGGGTAACATACAAAGGTTGAAGGCTATGCGATAGTTAATTTTGCTGCATGACCAATAATCTTGACCTTTTTGAGTGGTCGTATCAACTCATCGGATTTTGCTAATGTATCATCAACACGCACCGCCCAGAACTGATTTCCAAGTCTAACGCCTCCAACTGCATATTCTGGGTCACTACTTTGGAGTGTAGCAAGAGCAAcattcttgtttggattttccaaACTCTTCAAAAATACTATAGTGCCAACCTTTTACATAAACATAAGTGCACGAGAAAACAATATGCAATGCAATTTAAACCTGCAAAGAATCTTGAATAAAAGAAGCATAATGCACATACATCTATCGAGTTGGCATCTGATCCAGTCACCGTACTGCCTTGTTGTTTCTGCAGATGACAGTGCTACCTCAACCTCAGTAGGCAATAAAGTGAAATCATAAGAAAACTAAAAGGGGAAGTAAAAGGTTCAGAAATTCCATCTCATACATTAGCTTGCTTTGTTGCACTAGCCACTTTTGATATCTTCATGTTTTGGCCACCATGATAGCAAGAAGTGAAATATAATCAGATAttagaaacaaaaaaaaacttgataAGAAGCTGTAGTGATAAAAAAATACACATTGTTCTATCCACAGAATACCGCTATATAGTATTGTTCTATTTCTACTTGGGAAGGGATTTTCTCCTCTATTTCGTATAGGTGTGCATTAGAATTATTCAGATGACTTATGTCTGTTGGTCAACACATGGAAAAAGAAAGGTATTAACAGTCCAAGGAGCTTGActtcacatgctgaaggactgtgcATGCATGTGGAAGCTACTTTATTAGTAATCTGACTAATACTTCAGTAATCAGCTACCTAGTAAGAACAAATGTGCTCTACAGATTGTCAAGGCCACTGAAATGATTTCGACATGCACATAATAATAAACAAAGAGAAAACTACAAAATAAATAGGGGCAGTATAAATTTCAACAAAAGATAACTGCGAGAAATAAAGTGCACTAACCTTTTCTGCACTAGCACTTTCCTTCCTTGGTCGGGCATTTTCTTCATGGACCCAAGTTTCTTTGTTCTATGACAAAATATTCATTATAAAACTGTCATGGACTATACTAAAAACACATGTTGCAAGAAGTGCAAGCATTGATAAATGTTTTGCTGCAAGGATGCAATATGAAATCATAAGAAAATTTAAAAGGAGAAGAGAAGTATTTAGTAATTCGATGTCATACATTAACATGCTTTGTTGCAGTAGCCTATTTTGGGATGTTCGTGTTACGACCACCAGGCTAATGAGAAGGTAAATAATAGTCAGAGGTAATACAAGCAGAAGAAGTGAATTTAAATGTATGCATGATGAATGAGAAGGTACCATGTGTGTAGATGAAACTTTAAAACGTGTGTCGTTGTGTCGGGGATCAATGTCTATGTCCTAAAATATAAGGTAATTCATTAGATAGCCAATAAATTCATGAACCATGTCTTCCTTAAAATGGATTCAGTGCTACAAATTAAAGAAACCATGGATGGAATAAACAAGCTTGGACAAAGAGATAACTACAGAATAATAGTTAACTCAAAAAAGTTAAGAAGTGCACTAACCTTTTGTACGCTACCAGTTTCTTTCGTAGGTAGCACATTTTCATCTTGGAGCAAAGTTTCTTTGTTCTATGATAGTAGATATATTGTAAGATTGGCAAAAAAAAATAGTAAACACTGATATTGCAAGAACTACGAGGAAGAAGaaacttgttgctcaaccattttgGGTTGCAAACAATATACATATGCGCAAACCTTATGTGTAGCAGGACATTTCTTTGGAGGTTGCATCTCCATATCATTTAGAAAGTTTTCCTTTCTCTGTAGTGAAAGGCAAGAGATTACTAATTTGAATAAAAGAAACAAACAAGAATGTACCAATGCATTTGTACAGTACCATCACATTGTTCTCCTTTCCAAGTGTACCAAGTTGTTGTCTATGAAGATCACCATATACTCTCTGCCGATCAAAAACCAAATTAGAATAAGATCATATTTATTTAAATGACTTTGACCTTTTAACGATACATACTTTCCTTTTTGAGTTTGTGTGAGCAATGCCAAGAGGATCTCGGGATGTAGATATCTGACCCAAAGAACCCTATAATCACCAATACAGAGTTAGTACATGTCTTGAACAATGGCAAAGTTCCTTAAATTTACCTGTCTTTCAGAGTTTTGTGACTTCTCAGTTAGTTCTAGAATTTTAGCATCTTGGTTTATCACGTGTTGCTCAATCTTTTCCATCTGAAGTCTAAGGTACATAACATTTTCATTCTGTGTATCCTCCAGTGAAGTTAGGTGTATATCCTGAAAGTGACCTGAAGATGATACACCAAAGACTTGATTAGGATTTGGGACTAGTCCCAATCCGTGTACATGTCCAGGCTTGTCTACTCCTAGTATTGTATTCAAGGCATCTCCTTTCCAAGCTGTTTCTTTACTCGTGTCTTTACTCGTGTCTGCTAAATCTGGCCTCTTGGATAAAGTCTTCTTCAATTCAACCTAAATACATTAATAGGGTAATTAATAACAATGTACAAAACAACAATATAATTTTTCATAATAGAGAGTAGATATTATACCACGTGTTCGTTAATCATCTGGTCGTTTTTGTCGATTTTGTGCTGGTGTGTATGAATGTACAGGACAGCTCGGTGTGGATTCTTCTTTTCTGGATTCTTTTGCCGCTATTGGTTACATGGTAAAATTATTTAACAGTTAGTGATGAAAACATTCAGTGCAAATGGTAGATGCATATATTTGAGTTCTAAAAAACTGACCAGCTCTTCTCTATTCCGAGCAAAACTCTTAGTTCCAGCCGTGTGTATCGACTTTTTCATTGTAGAGTTTTGCCTATTCTTCTCACTTATATCCTGTCATGCGATTTGTAAATAATGCACATGCATTTACATACCCGTAAAAAGACTAAGCATCATGTAAATGGTAAATCTAACAAGTCTATAT includes the following:
- the LOC127309147 gene encoding uncharacterized protein, whose translation is MVPSHSSCIHLNSLLLLATATKHVNNKETWVHEENARPRKESASAEKISKVASATKQANKQQGSTVTGSDANSIDVGTIVFLKSLENPNKNVALATLQSSDPEYAVGGVRLGNQFWAVRVDDTLAKSDELIRPLKKVKIIGHAAKLTIA